Proteins found in one Limanda limanda chromosome 18, fLimLim1.1, whole genome shotgun sequence genomic segment:
- the snx3 gene encoding sorting nexin-3, whose protein sequence is MADTIADTRRLFSKPQNLNDAYGPPSNFLEIDVIKPETIGVGRGKHTTYEVKLKTNLPIFKLKESLVRRRYSDFEWLRSELERESKVVVPPLPGKALFRQFPFRGDNGIFDDLFIEERRQGLEQFLNKVAGHPLAQNERCLHMFLQDESLDKTYTPSKIRQA, encoded by the exons ATGGCTGATACCATAGCTGACACAAGACGGCTCTTCTCCAAGCCTCAGAACCTAAATGACGCGTATGGACCCCCGAGTAACTTCCTAGAGATCGACGTGATCAAGCCCGAGACCATCGGGGTGGGCAGGGGCAAACACACCACGTATGAAGTGAAACTGAAG ACCAACCTACCCATCTTTAAGCTGAAGGAGTCTCTTGTTCGAAGGCGATACAGTGACTTCGAGTGGCTCAGATCGGagctggagagggagagcaag GTGGTCGTCCCTCCTCTCCCAGGAAAAGCTCTTTTCCGGCAGTTCCCGTTTCGAGGGGATAATGGGATATTTGATGACCTCTTCATTGAGGAGCGAagacagggactggagcagtTTCTCAACAA agtggCCGGTCACCCTTTAGCCCAGAACGAACGATGCCTGCACATGTTTCTACAGGACGAGTCTTTGGACAAGACCTACACCCCATCCAAAATCCGACAAgcctga